One window of Acidimicrobiales bacterium genomic DNA carries:
- a CDS encoding Crp/Fnr family transcriptional regulator: MVDQGVLTDVVLFRDLSPDALATVTAAASMLTVERGDVVFSVEDDPDALFVVESGRIAIANKSEDGRESLIALMERGDLFGEMPLFDGLPRSAEARALEESQLIAIPYEPLREVFEAEPGHLWRVVELLAGRLRTTDEALADSVFLDVTGRTAKRLLELAGESDHFELPITQEELAGMVGASRERVNKAISSFIRLGWLEPADGGYTITNRQQMTIRAR, encoded by the coding sequence ATGGTGGATCAGGGGGTGCTGACCGACGTCGTGCTGTTCCGCGACCTGAGCCCGGACGCGCTCGCGACCGTGACCGCGGCTGCTTCGATGCTCACCGTCGAGCGGGGCGACGTCGTGTTCTCCGTCGAGGACGACCCGGACGCGTTGTTCGTGGTCGAGTCGGGCCGCATCGCCATCGCCAACAAGTCCGAGGACGGCCGGGAGTCGCTGATCGCTCTCATGGAGCGCGGCGACCTGTTCGGCGAGATGCCCCTCTTCGACGGCCTCCCCCGTTCGGCCGAGGCGAGGGCCCTCGAGGAGTCGCAGCTCATCGCCATCCCCTACGAGCCCCTGCGCGAGGTGTTCGAGGCCGAGCCCGGGCACCTGTGGCGGGTCGTCGAACTGCTGGCCGGCCGCCTCCGCACCACCGACGAGGCGCTGGCCGACTCCGTCTTCCTCGACGTCACCGGCCGCACCGCCAAGCGCCTCCTCGAGCTCGCCGGTGAGAGCGACCACTTCGAGCTGCCCATCACCCAGGAAGAGCTGGCGGGCATGGTCGGCGCCTCCCGCGAGCGGGTCAACAAGGCCATCTCGTCGTTCATCCGCCTCGGCTGGCTCGAGCCTGCGGACGGCGGGTACACCATCACCAACCGCCAGCAGATGACCATCCGCGCTCGCTGA